In Pseudomonas frederiksbergensis, the genomic stretch CAGCTACCCTGCGGAAAAGCTGGGTCTTTCGCTATATGCTGGCGAAACAACGGCACGACCTTGCCCTGGGGACATTCCCTGCTTTGAGCCTCAGAGACGCAAGACTGGAGGCTGACAAGTACCGACTCGATATCGCCCGTGGCGTCGATCCAGTCGCTGAGCGCGTGAAGGCCAAAGCTGCCAAAGCCTCGCGAGCCACAACGAGCCACACATTTCGGGCGTCGGCAGAAAGGTACATACGCACGCATTCGTCGAGCTGGTCCAAGAGACACCACCAGCAATGGCAGAATTCCCTCACGAAGCATGTCTACCCTGTCATAGGCGGATTTCGGATAGCCGAGGTCGACACGGACGATATCCTGGATGTGCTAACGCCGATCTGGAGCAAGATCCCCGTCACGGCGAACCGCGTCCGGAATCGCATAGAGCTCGTGCTCGATGCAGCCAAGGCACTGAAGCTTCGGCAAGGTGAAAACCCCGCACGGTGGCGTGGTCATCTCGACAAGCTCTTGCCCAAGCAATCGCATACGGTAGTCCCCTTCCCGTCTCCGACACCTTCACGCACTGCCGAGCTGTTGGCCAGGCTCGATTCCCTGGATGGGGCAGCAGCTCGTGCTGTTGAATTCGCAATTCTGACTGCGACCCGTAACCAAGAGGTAAGCGGGGCCCAGTGGCCGGAAATAGATTGGGAGGAGAAAGTCTGGTACATCCCAGCAGAACGCATGAAAGCGGGCAAGGCTCACCGGGTACCCCTTACGGAGCAAATGCTCGAGGTGCTACGGCAGCAGATCGGAAAGCATGACAAATGGATATTTCTCAACTCCTGGCGAACAGGCCCTATTCCCGGCAATGCCATGGCAAGGGTACTCGATCAGCTCCAGGTCGATGGCGTCGTACCGCATGGGTTCAGATCTACTTTTCGGACGTGGGCCGCGGAAGAAACCGATCACCAGCGAGAGGTTTGCGAAATGGCTCTCGCGCATACCCTCAACAGTAAGGTTGAAGCAGCTTATAACCGCGGCGACTTGCTGGATAAGCGTCGCGCCCTGATGAAGGATTGGGGAGACTTTCTTGTCGTTAACGCTCCCCAGGTGAACGGTGAAGTATCGGATCTGGTTTCGGAGCTTGCCCCTGATGCTGGGTCAGATCTGGCCAAGGTTCAGCCGGCCGCTTGACCACCGAGATGAGGGCGCTCTGCCAGAAGCGCCCTAACAACAACCAATTTTGCCTGAACTTTGCCCCCTCCCTCGCAGTTCCTATATTTCGCAGGTGCGATCAGAATGGAAGTTTCTGCTCCACCACCATAGCTGTGGCGTTGAACTTCCGGCCAAGCCGCATCGTGTCCCCCATGGTCGTAATGGGACGACCACGGAGATCCGTTGCCTTCTTGTCATCAGCCAGGAAGCGCATGGCATCGGCAATCCGGTGCGCGAGCTTGCCGATCGCCTGGTTGTACCCGTCTGCACTTCGCCCGGTCTCCAGGGCAGCATCCAAGGTTGCGCCATGCAACAGGGCGTCGGCCACCCACTCACCGACCTCTTTGGCCGTTTCGTGGTCGTTCTTGCTGTCTGCTACCTTGCCGAGCAGGTAGAACAGGAAGTCATCGTCTCGGTTTGCCGACCAACCGTTAACGAAGCGGCACTCCATCTGGAACACATCGAACAACGAGTAGAGAGAGCCGTCCGAAACCATGGACAGCTCAGGGTAATACGATCGCAGCTCCGCGAACTCTTCCTGCCCGTACTCAGGCACTGGTTCCAGGGTTGCTGAGTACCGCCTGAATTTCTTCGTTGATGGCCACCGTTCGATTCCTCTGTCCGGAAGGCGTTGTGTTGCTCAGCGATTCGCTGCCGTAGCACTGGAAAGGTTGCGGTGTTCCTGGGGAGGCATCGGTTGCCTCATCAGCTCAAACGCCGGTGAAATGAACTCGGCCGTAATGGCAGCGGACAGCGCCTTCAGCTCGAAGTCGGTCACCTGAAAGCTCCCCGGCCAGATCCTGATGAGTGCCGATTTTCGTGCGACAAGGAATTTCTCCTGTTTGAGCATGGCCTCGTTGACGGCGATACCAACAGCCTCGGCAAGCGCATCGCGGCTCCTGAAAAATGAGTCATGGAGGAAAATGGGCAGTCGATCGGCACTCCGCCGACGATCACTTGATTCGGCTTCAGGTCGATGACGACGCGATTGCCACCACTTTCCGCTCCGTCCACTCAATAAACCAGGCCCCGAGAGCGCCAGCAGCAGCGACGGTGCCGGCGACTATCCAGTTTCCCTGGCTGGGCGCATTGAAAACCGGAAACACAGCAAATGAGCCCAGCAGCGTGAGGGGCATAGCTCCCAACCCGAGTAGGCCTTTCGACAGAGCATTCATTGAAAGGGGAACCTTGATCGCTGATTTCGACCAATTATTCCACGCCGTCTGCGCCAGCAAGGCCGTAATCAGTTCGTAAAGGGGAGCCCGCAGTAACAGCGAACCGACGCCGGTAGCTGCGCGCGTGAATCCTGAGATCACAAATTCTTGGCGATTATCGCATTTCAATTTCACCCAAGCGCCGTTCCTTGCGCTGCTGTAGCGGCGGCCATCACGCTTCTCCACGATTCCCTCCAGCTGCATCCGGCAAGCGTTGGCCAGCAGCTGCACTGGGTAAGCTTCCAGGGTATCGCTGAAGCGTACGCGCTCCAATGGGCAGTGCTCGAGGAGCGCCTCAAGTACCTGGCGGCTCAGTTCAACGCCCTCTCCCCGCAGATCTGCACCGTCGAGGTAGAGCAGGTCGAACGCCACGTACACAAATTTGTCGGTACACCGTGCGGCGAACGCTGACTGCAGGGCTTGAAATGCTGGTCGACCGTCGTCTTCCTGGAATACGACCTCACCGTCGAGCCAGGCTGAATGGACGGCTAGGCGTCCCAGCTATTTGGCCAGGAGTGGCATATGATCGATCTAGTCAAACCCGTTTTTGGTGAAAAGCTGCACCTGGTCACCATCGATCCGTGCTAACAGACGATACCAGTCGTACTTGATCTCGTATCGCCATGCTCCTGCCGACGACAGTGTCAGTAGAGTAACCAGTTGTGGCGCGATCCAACACGGGTTTGGTGCCTTGGGCGGTTTCACTATCGCCACCTCGCTATCAGGAACATTCCTTCAGGGTGGAGTGCGT encodes the following:
- a CDS encoding tyrosine-type recombinase/integrase, which codes for MSKLTPKFVKDVDQPGSYQDGRGLILRVSATLRKSWVFRYMLAKQRHDLALGTFPALSLRDARLEADKYRLDIARGVDPVAERVKAKAAKASRATTSHTFRASAERYIRTHSSSWSKRHHQQWQNSLTKHVYPVIGGFRIAEVDTDDILDVLTPIWSKIPVTANRVRNRIELVLDAAKALKLRQGENPARWRGHLDKLLPKQSHTVVPFPSPTPSRTAELLARLDSLDGAAARAVEFAILTATRNQEVSGAQWPEIDWEEKVWYIPAERMKAGKAHRVPLTEQMLEVLRQQIGKHDKWIFLNSWRTGPIPGNAMARVLDQLQVDGVVPHGFRSTFRTWAAEETDHQREVCEMALAHTLNSKVEAAYNRGDLLDKRRALMKDWGDFLVVNAPQVNGEVSDLVSELAPDAGSDLAKVQPAA